The DNA window CGCGGAGTTGGGCGGCTTGTTCGTAGTGTTCGGCGGAGACGGCATCGTGGAGTTGGTGTTCGAGTTTTTCGAGTTCGGTTTGCGGCACGGCCTTTTCGACCTGGTCGGCGAGGTCGCGGAGGGCGTCGAGGGAGCGCTGGCGCTCGAACTTGAAGGTATCTTCGTCGATTTCCGGCAAGGCCTCGATTTTGTCGGCGGCGTTTTTAACGATGAGCAGGGCTTTTTCGTGGCAGTTGTCAGCCAGCTCGATCATGGCGGCGGAGATGGCGTTGATGCGAAGGACGTAGGGACGCCATTGTTCGAGGTAGTTTTTGTCCTCGTAGCGGTTGGCGTGGCGGTGGACGAAATCGAAGAGGGCGAGATTGCGGTCGGTGTCGCGGAGGGTGCGGCGCCAGTCGTTGATCTGAAAGAGGTGGAGGTAGCGGTAGTAGTAGAGGACGCCTTCGTTGAAGAGCTCGACGCAATCATCGGGGGAAAGTTCGAATGCAGAGTCGCCGGCATTCTTGGAGCGACCGAGATGGTAGTCGAGGGCGGATTCGGCGCCGTGCGGGCGCAGGCCGTCGGGGCGGCCGTCGATTTCGTATTGTTCGATGCCGAGGGGAAGGCGGACCTGCATGACCTCGCGGCCGTCGGCGAGAGTGACGACGCGGACGCAGTCATCGGGGTCGTACGCCCACGCATCGAGAAGGGCCTTGAGGTCTGGGTCGATTGCCATCGCTTGCCTAGAGTAACATTGCCAGCGAATGCGGGACTTGGCAACTGCGGAAGGCGAAAAAGCGCTAGCGTTTTTTCGCAGTGGGCGAACCGCGGACGACCAGGACTGGTAACCCGGCGCGGTCGACGATTTCGCGGGTGATATTGCCCATGATATAGACGCGCAGGCGGTCGCGGGCCGGGGAGGAACCGGAGACGACGAGGTCGTAGTCGGCGCGTCGCAGCTCCTGGAGGAGTTCATCGAGGACGAGCCCATGGTGCAGGCGGACCTCGCAGTGGACGCCCATTTTCTCGAGCAGTTCTTTTTGGTGGCGCAGGCTACGGCCGAGTTTGGAATTGGATTGCAACATCTGGCTGACGTTCTCTTCGGATTTGACGAGGTTGGCGTAAACGGCGGGCGGTTCCGCGAGGACGTGCAGGAGATCAACCGGGGCATTCACGCGGCGGGCGAGTTCACCGGCGAATTGGACGGTTGCGTCCGACTGCGCGGCGCCGCTGGTGCAGAGGAGAATGCGGCGCAACGCGGAGCGCTCGCCGAGGACGACGAGGACGGGCGGTTCGATTGACTCGATGATTTTGTAGGCGCGGGCCGACATGCACAAAGGGCCGAGGAGCCCTTTGCGGGCAGCGCCGATCACCACGAGGTCGTATTTGGTTTCCTGAGTGGCCTTGATGATCTCGGGTACGGGGCGGCCGGTCCTGGTGATCAACTCGGCGGTGAACTGGTGCTCCTTCAGGATTTCCTGGGCTCGACGAAGCGCCTGCGAAACCGTTTCTGTCTGGCTGTTTTTTTCGACGATTCCGAGGATGGATGTTTCCGCCTGGTATGCGGCGGCGATCAACGCGCCAAATCGCACGGCGTTCTCCGCCTGGCTTGATCCGTCGGTGCAGAAGAGGATTTTCATGGGATGCGTGTCGCCTTATTTGAAATGATGACCTGTCATCAGGCTATAAATGATCAGCCCGGCTCCGAGAAGCGGCAGGGGTATGAAGGCCAACCGGATGCGGACGCCGTGAAAGTATTGGGTCAAGGTCGCGCCGATTTGCGCGCCGATGGCGGCGCCTGTGTGCATGACCAGGGCGATCAGGATGTCGACGTTACCTTTGAGCGCATGCGTGAAGGTCCCGTAACTGGCGGAGATTATGATTTCAAACAGATCGGTTCCGACGGCGATATGCGTGGGCACGCCGAGGATGTAGACCATGGCGGGCATGCGAATGTAGCCCGCGCCGCCGCCGAGGAATCCGCTGAACATGCCACCGACATAGGATACGACCAGAATCGTCCACAAGGAGATTTGCTTGATGCCGGAATTGGGCAGGGAAATCATCGGCGGGAGATGAAAGCGCTGGAAGTTTTTGGCGATGTAGGCGAGGGCCGAGTGGTCGCGCCGGGGTTTGCCGCCAGAAGATTTGCCGGTGGTTTCCTTTCCCATCTTCAGGGTTTGCCAGCACTCCCAGGCGATGAACGTTGAAATACCAACCAGCACGACGACGAACGCGATGGCGACCACCAGGTCCACATTGTTGTGTCGCTTCAACTGCTGGATGAGTTGCGCCCCTGTCTCGACGCCGACGATGGTGGCGGCGGCCATGATCAAGCCGAGCTTGATATCCACGTTGCCCAGCACGCGATGTTTCTTGGCCGCGACGATGGATTTTCCGACGATGTGCGCGAGGTCCGTGCCCACGACGAAATTCATCGGCACACCGAAAAAGAACAGCGCCGGTCCCGCCAGGAAACTTCCCCCAACGCCAAAAAAGCCGCCACAGATCCCGACGATGAATCCGACGGCGATGAGGTAAACGGGATGGATGTGGGTGCCTGAGATCAGGAAATCCATGACTTACCTCTCGCGGCTTCGAATCATCCGTAGCAGCCCGGTGGTTAACATTTCCAAAGCGACGCCCTGCACGATGATCAACACGAGCGCCACGAATGCATAGAGGGTTTTGTTCTGGTCGAAGATGTGTTTGATCCAGCCGCCGAGGAAGTGGAGGATGAGGAAGAAATAGGCGAAGACGAAGACGCTGTACACGCCCAATTCCATGAGGAACGATCCCAGCGATGCACTTTTTTGGGGGCGACCAGCCATGCAATTCCAGCGACCTTAGCCTAAAACATACAAGGTTTCCAATAATGAGTTCGGATCGACCACAAATAATGTGCAAGTCCGTCTTACGTCGTCGCGGCGGCTGGTGGAGTGCCTAGCCGTGCCACGATCGTTCA is part of the Verrucomicrobiia bacterium genome and encodes:
- a CDS encoding sulfite exporter TauE/SafE family protein, coding for MDFLISGTHIHPVYLIAVGFIVGICGGFFGVGGSFLAGPALFFFGVPMNFVVGTDLAHIVGKSIVAAKKHRVLGNVDIKLGLIMAAATIVGVETGAQLIQQLKRHNNVDLVVAIAFVVVLVGISTFIAWECWQTLKMGKETTGKSSGGKPRRDHSALAYIAKNFQRFHLPPMISLPNSGIKQISLWTILVVSYVGGMFSGFLGGGAGYIRMPAMVYILGVPTHIAVGTDLFEIIISASYGTFTHALKGNVDILIALVMHTGAAIGAQIGATLTQYFHGVRIRLAFIPLPLLGAGLIIYSLMTGHHFK
- a CDS encoding UvrB/UvrC motif-containing protein, whose amino-acid sequence is MAIDPDLKALLDAWAYDPDDCVRVVTLADGREVMQVRLPLGIEQYEIDGRPDGLRPHGAESALDYHLGRSKNAGDSAFELSPDDCVELFNEGVLYYYRYLHLFQINDWRRTLRDTDRNLALFDFVHRHANRYEDKNYLEQWRPYVLRINAISAAMIELADNCHEKALLIVKNAADKIEALPEIDEDTFKFERQRSLDALRDLADQVEKAVPQTELEKLEHQLHDAVSAEHYEQAAQLRDQIRRLQDGKKS
- a CDS encoding universal stress protein — its product is MKILFCTDGSSQAENAVRFGALIAAAYQAETSILGIVEKNSQTETVSQALRRAQEILKEHQFTAELITRTGRPVPEIIKATQETKYDLVVIGAARKGLLGPLCMSARAYKIIESIEPPVLVVLGERSALRRILLCTSGAAQSDATVQFAGELARRVNAPVDLLHVLAEPPAVYANLVKSEENVSQMLQSNSKLGRSLRHQKELLEKMGVHCEVRLHHGLVLDELLQELRRADYDLVVSGSSPARDRLRVYIMGNITREIVDRAGLPVLVVRGSPTAKKR